Proteins encoded together in one Benincasa hispida cultivar B227 chromosome 1, ASM972705v1, whole genome shotgun sequence window:
- the LOC120087619 gene encoding uncharacterized protein LOC120087619 has product MSFNQSTHDKNEDPQFKESGRSSSFSQQKITCGLHSKPRDSRRYAPPIVSNHSSKQSNDVQPARKTRAGASFAQSTVSTTPRGGQTGSHVQSQQNGSQSWVVEKNATSQTASKTSDALSESKSSTVQDNASSKPTSKTSDTTPFKDMGEQHLTFPLQFGSLSPGFQIPRTSSAPSNLQEQILNQAQCHVFKSVPSGSVLPVPRQPIAKNDPSLCDQPNIGTFNPEPVTKRKIQVLSRAPLNQIQKPSHVSFVTYGTSVSLADSKRMSFVHPIANSPNVKVIQVHDEKSTKHVAMQSLPGPLTQVVHSCSKESLSKSISIKADNKVSGKKGLIQLPHQIEVADPNCYTKLESSLQFEQAKHELVGTKKVGAGRLPDSQYGIKQSKLLSCMKPTTTSNGNSKSKTLEEWDGPIISHAEVDSNNVLSNSITHGCKTLPIIVSSCQSDSNNINDTVVCRADLQSALVETSELTEMKQEGGRTEYTCGQYDPNFRPFIEDMETNKMRNRSKKKRKEILRKADAARTTSDLYMAYEEHQEKKETVISAESSNKSINMKHDSVGSIKEEAILNKKDVHSKLELDDWEDAVDISTDTLKYEGGFEDKANEKVALHLEDGSGDLAKRYYRDSPLKFVKFMDRPDGFEITPNMKALVSINHGSCSVNSNSLANLGKMDKPSGRSRLDHRAITVDDRLLASGRHSHLDSTWPTQGATISAVKSRWAHIGSQERIQRNGSNTDRWQRDASFQVKGIISSRTPSQAMHRAEKKYEVGEVVPKELIKQRQFKDILNKLTPQNFEKLFEQVKLVNIDSLMSLYGVTYQIHDKALMEPSFCEMYANFCLHLAGQLPDFSEGNEKITFKRLLLNMCQEEFEKGREREVNRIKARKRMLGNIRLIGELYKKKMIAERVMHECIKELLGEYQNPDEENIEALCTLMSTTGEMIDHPKAKEYMNSYFEMMTKLSNSMKLSSRFRFMLKDAIDLRKNKWQQGR; this is encoded by the exons ATGTCTTTCAATCAATCAACGCATGATAAGAATGAGGATCCTCAGTTTAAGGAATCTGGGCGATCGTCGAGCTTCAGTCAACAGAAAATCACTTGTGGACTTCATTCTAAGCCACGGGATTCGCGCAGGTATGCGCCGCCGATCGTCTCCAACCACAG TTCTAAGCAGTCCAACGATGTGCAACCAGCACGGAAAACTAGGGCTGGTGCATCCTTTGCACAGTCTACCGTTTCTACGACCCCTCGCGGAGGACAAACCGGTTCTCATGTGCAGTCGCAACAGAATG GATCCCAAAGCTGGGTTGTTGAAAAAAATGCAACTTCTCAAACGGCCTCAAAAACTTCTGATGCACTTTCAGAATCCAAGAGCAGCACTGTTCAAGATAATGCATCTTCTAAGCCTACATCAAAAACTTCCGACACCACCCCCTTTAAAG ACATGGGAGAACAGCATTTAacatttccacttcaatttGGATCCTTAAGTCCTGGTTTCCAG ATTCCTAGGACCAGTTCAGCTCCTTCAAATCTGCAAGAACAGATATTAAACCAG GCACAATGCCATGTGTTTAAATCTGTACCTTCAGGGTCAGTGCTGCCAGTACCCAGACAACCAATTGCCAAAAATGATCCCAGTCTCTGTGATCAACCAAATATTGGAACGTTCAATCCAGAGCCAGTGACCAAAAGGAAGATCCAAGTCTTGTCAAGAGCACCCTTAAACCAGATTCAGAAGCCTTCCCATGTATCATTTGTTACTTACGGAACTTCTGTTTCCCTTGCTGATAGCAAGCGTATGAGCTTTGTGCATCCTATTGCCAATTCACCTAATGTGAAAGTAATCCAAGTTCATGATGAGAAGTCTACAAAGCATGTGGCAATGCAGTCTCTTCCTGGGCCTTTGACGCAGGTCGTCCACTCATGTTCTAAAGAAAGCCTATCTAAGTCCATCTCAATTAAGGCTGATAACAAAGTATCAGGCAAGAAAGGACTGATTCAACTCCCGCATCAGATTGAGGTTGCAGATCCCAATTGTTATACTAAGCTGGAATCCTCTTTGCAATTTGAGCAAGCAAAGCATGAGCTCGTTGGAACAAAAAAAGTAGGAGCGGGAAGATTGCCCGATTCTCAATATGGCATAAAACAAAGTAAACTGCTATCTTGTATGAAGCCAACGACAACTAGTAATGGCAATTCAAAGTCAAAAACACTGGAAGAATGGGATGGACCTATAATTTCGCATGCAGAAGTTGACAGTAATAATGTTCTTTCCAACTCCATAACTCATGGATGTAAGACTTTACCTATTATTGTATCTTCTTGTCAAAGTGATAGTAACAATATCAATGATACTGTAGTGTGCCGAGCTGATCTGCAATCTGCTCTTGTTGAAACGTCTGAGCTCACAGAGATGAAGCAGGAAGGAGGTAGAACAGAGTATACATGTGGTCAATATGACCCTAATTTTAGACCCTTTATTGAGGATATGGAGACAAATAAGATGAGGAATAGgtcgaagaagaagaggaaggaaATTCTTCGGAAGGCAGATGCTGCTAGGACTACTTCCGACCTTTATATGGCATATGAAGAACATCAAGAGAAGAAAGAGACTGTTATATCTGCAGAAAGCTCCAATAAGAGCATAAATATGAAACACGACTCTGTTGGTTCCATTAAGGAAGAGGCTATCTTGAACAAGAAGGATGTTCATAGTAAACTCGAGCTAGATGATTGGGAAGATGCAGTTGATATTTCTACTGATACATTGAAATACGAGGGTGGTTTTGAGGACAAGGCCAATGAAAAAGTAGCACTGCACCTCGAGGATGGGAGTGGAGATCTGGCAAAAAGGTACTATAGAGATTCCCCCCTGAAATTTGTCAAGTTCATGGACCGTCCGGATGGGTTTGAAATTACTCCCAACATGAAGGCTTTAGTGAGTATTAACCATGGCTCTTGTTCTGTTAATAGTAATTCACTTGCTAACCTTGGAAAAATGGATAAGCCAAGCGGACGGTCTCGACTAGACCATCGTGCTATTACTGTTGATGATAGACTACTTGCTTCAGGGCGGCATTCACACTTGGATAGCACTTGGCCAACCCAAGGTGCTACCATTAGTGCTGTAAAGTCCCGATGGGCACACATTGGTTCTCAGGAAAGGATCCAAAGGAATGGCTCAAATACTGATAGGTGGCAAAGAGATGCTAGTTTTCAGGTGAAAGGTATAATTTCTTCTCGAACTCCATCACAGGCGATGCACAGAGCTGAGAAGAAATATGAGGTGGGTGAAGTGGTTCCCAAGGAATTGATCAAACAAAGGCAGTTCAAGGATATACTAAACAAGCTAACtccacaaaattttgaaaaactcttTGAACAAGTGAAATTAGTTAATATTGATAGTTTGATGTCACTGTATGGTGTCACCTATCAGATCCATGACAAAGCTTTGATGGAGCCTAGTTTCTGTGAAATGTATGCCAATTTTTGTCTCCATTTGGCTGGTCAGTTACCTGATTTTAGCGAAGGTAATGAGAAGATTACTTTTAAGAGGTTGCTTTTAAACATGTGCCAAGAGGAATTTGAGAAAGGGCGGGAACGAGAAGTGAATAGAATAAAGGCCCGCAAAAGAATGCTTGGCAACATCAGATTAATTGGGGAGCTTTACAAGAAAAAGATGATAGCAGAGAGAGTTATGCATGAATGCATCAAGGAATTGTTGGGTGAATATCAAAATCCCGATGAGGAAAATATTGAAGCATTGTGCACATTGATGAGTACCACAGGAGAGATGATAGATCACCCCAAAGCAAAGGAGTATATGAATTCATATTTTGAGATGATGACTAAATTATCTAATAGCATGAAGCTGTCATCTAGGTTTAGGTTCATGTTGAAGGATGCAATTGATTTGAGAAAGAATAAATGGCAACAGGGGAGATGA